Proteins encoded in a region of the Geoanaerobacter pelophilus genome:
- a CDS encoding CxxxxCH/CxxCH domain c-type cytochrome produces MNRWPRSGYHSCSFIIMALVATFIFMRPATAQAAIDCYGCHGNKQPADIRPLDDPSGERNPLTGAFRGSHRKHLPQNSSSSNCEKCHSGSSTYYSGHRNGVISLNAKVNKSPKRTVYKNLSSNDAAIVFPQTPEPVAAACSGANCHFEAPTPTWGDHLPADTCASCHDAPPKDGAHGKKHGDYYGTGTGSCIKCHPDHRNDLNPITHPLESGERSLTVGFNTPPNSGGSYNGDVNYPNYLPSQHPARNGSCSNIYCHDDGQGHGPNMPITWSSTKTTACFSCHKGRSVDNKQFNCYSSGGTWNSDTQICSPYLNMTSNGHGRLVGPQWIRKYSCYYCHYNTVNTAGEISDKTKHVNGVKDVKMAPEWNIVGKDEASYEQATKKCYNVYCHSDGSPNPASVRPFSWTEPQTKCNTCHGHPIESCSDTSCHDGRTDSTGKIWTLPSKFLKPGTTNEYQWPRGEEWKSAIPMFVNAGAGQTRANSHTRHIETNFSCDLCHYLTIKQADNSCNATGCHPHTTGSMNEVAHLNGNKHVNRILDVSFKNGGSYNKDTKTCSGTSCHINMGTDPVWGETVNGTIICLGCHGTTNADVDDFGAIFNGTQAKINLTEWANTGHGRYSTSGRYPSSGNPAANFPGNPCWYCHDNRVFHNYSSNPFRLRIHSQFENRFEKECVYCHMEWTADGSECVGCHVNQTESLAPQAMTTGIRFKLANGSTETRYTNHKYTANCINGVDGAITCHTSDSGLFTSGAHQGHNSNAGTWSKAQKDDIKNQYVMMGVCLKCHDDDSGDKCVNCHTSSDPFKYSLGFNPGTGWIKPKKARATSAHFGYKHYKTLQDTGVTKGGKFCWDCHDPHGDKNIYMIQSMVATTTDGKFGKPLTRAAVSFTRKQSGLDYARIVPNSEGKYDGICNVCHSSGSQHFRSDGGDGHNSSRVCTTCHEHRFSDSHGNKQSCNACHLNKPVPRHSGFGLPRDCTKCHGGAIGLRMDVMSQMKANSHHVQGVEVNNKHCYACHWEATPEGLIDVRHHEGYNYKNHSTVKNAKVDLVVWGARFRPAVYKNKSTAIQFLASKVSFAVLSTSRKEVTKLNTHCISCHSDQNNDTQPFGDCRTPREYAWDKKSIDARYSQTGSARWSQYNTTGKYGVAKAFSAHGNATANAGGWSATTGTDSTISNSRNGSYSVTCFDCHSSHGSKVTGNTTSYETFNGTKNGGNLKETQAGKGGYTMSYKASSNENLAAINPYSAGAGQCFDCHLTQNAGTTPWGYQSTFGATAAIMGYKDTPKFGQGTKGSTARFSERATKATIVGGHMKASSPLATTPADTIGGTCAACHDPHGVSPTFGTDQAYAVPLLKGTWMTSPYKEDSPPPDPSGASSTALSWGQYNWYPSVTPITNHRIDRNTFGAGGKISEDDSKFAGLCLQCHAKSSLTNGINKDKGWKSIDRIHESVKGWGANTEHNYTCSKCHQPHNSGLPRLMQTNCLDYQHRGNRASGGVPWKASSQVSYAGSHGQYRGYPNGDLLGNSATYEAGIACHTSGTWPNKNYWNLKTPWPTVP; encoded by the coding sequence ATGAACCGTTGGCCAAGGAGCGGGTATCACTCCTGCTCATTTATAATAATGGCTCTGGTTGCAACGTTTATCTTTATGCGCCCGGCAACGGCACAAGCGGCTATCGACTGTTATGGCTGTCACGGCAACAAACAGCCTGCCGACATCCGCCCGCTGGATGACCCCTCTGGTGAAAGAAACCCGCTAACAGGTGCTTTTCGGGGTAGCCACCGAAAACATCTCCCGCAAAACTCTTCAAGTTCCAATTGCGAAAAATGTCACTCCGGAAGCTCTACCTATTACAGCGGGCACCGCAATGGTGTAATCTCGCTCAATGCCAAGGTTAACAAGTCCCCGAAAAGGACGGTTTACAAAAATCTTTCTTCAAACGACGCTGCCATCGTTTTCCCTCAGACTCCGGAGCCCGTTGCGGCAGCATGCAGCGGAGCGAACTGCCACTTCGAAGCGCCAACCCCGACCTGGGGTGACCATCTACCTGCCGATACTTGCGCTTCTTGCCATGACGCTCCCCCCAAAGACGGTGCCCACGGCAAGAAGCATGGCGATTATTACGGCACCGGCACTGGAAGCTGCATCAAATGCCATCCTGACCACCGAAATGACCTGAACCCGATCACGCATCCCCTTGAGTCCGGGGAACGGTCTCTCACTGTCGGATTCAACACCCCGCCGAACAGTGGCGGCAGCTATAATGGCGATGTAAATTACCCGAACTATCTTCCCAGCCAGCATCCGGCTCGAAACGGCAGCTGCAGCAACATTTACTGCCATGACGACGGTCAGGGACATGGCCCCAACATGCCCATCACCTGGTCCTCCACCAAAACAACAGCCTGTTTTTCCTGCCATAAAGGAAGATCCGTCGACAATAAACAGTTCAACTGCTACTCAAGCGGCGGGACCTGGAACAGCGACACCCAGATCTGCTCCCCGTACCTCAACATGACGTCTAATGGCCATGGCAGGCTTGTCGGCCCCCAATGGATCAGGAAATACTCCTGCTATTACTGCCACTACAACACCGTCAATACGGCAGGAGAGATCTCAGACAAGACAAAACACGTCAATGGGGTAAAAGATGTAAAAATGGCTCCGGAGTGGAACATTGTCGGGAAAGACGAAGCAAGTTACGAGCAGGCGACCAAGAAATGCTACAACGTTTACTGCCATAGTGACGGCAGCCCGAATCCGGCATCGGTCAGACCGTTCTCGTGGACAGAACCCCAGACCAAATGCAACACGTGCCATGGCCATCCCATCGAGTCGTGCAGTGACACCAGCTGCCATGACGGCAGGACCGACAGCACCGGTAAGATCTGGACCCTGCCGTCCAAATTCCTGAAGCCTGGTACTACCAATGAGTATCAATGGCCACGCGGCGAAGAATGGAAATCAGCAATTCCGATGTTCGTGAACGCGGGCGCCGGCCAGACACGGGCCAACTCACACACAAGGCACATAGAAACCAACTTCTCCTGTGACTTGTGCCATTACCTTACCATCAAACAGGCTGACAACAGCTGCAATGCCACGGGATGTCATCCGCACACCACCGGCTCCATGAACGAAGTCGCCCACCTGAACGGCAACAAACACGTCAACCGTATCCTCGATGTCTCCTTCAAGAATGGCGGGAGTTACAATAAAGACACCAAGACCTGCTCAGGCACGAGCTGCCACATCAACATGGGAACAGACCCCGTATGGGGCGAAACAGTTAATGGCACCATCATCTGCCTAGGCTGCCATGGGACGACCAACGCCGACGTTGACGACTTCGGCGCGATTTTCAACGGCACTCAGGCAAAAATCAATCTTACCGAATGGGCAAACACCGGTCATGGCCGGTATTCAACCTCAGGACGCTATCCCTCGTCAGGAAACCCTGCAGCAAACTTCCCCGGAAACCCCTGCTGGTATTGCCATGACAATAGAGTCTTCCATAATTACAGCAGCAACCCATTCCGGCTCAGGATCCACAGTCAGTTTGAAAATCGGTTTGAAAAGGAGTGCGTCTATTGTCACATGGAGTGGACCGCCGACGGCAGCGAGTGCGTCGGCTGTCACGTGAACCAGACGGAATCGCTGGCCCCACAGGCGATGACAACCGGGATCCGCTTTAAACTGGCCAACGGCTCCACTGAAACCCGCTATACGAACCACAAATATACCGCCAACTGCATCAACGGGGTTGATGGCGCAATTACCTGCCACACTTCGGACAGTGGGCTGTTCACCAGCGGAGCCCATCAGGGGCACAACAGCAACGCCGGCACCTGGAGCAAAGCCCAGAAAGACGACATCAAAAACCAGTACGTTATGATGGGTGTCTGCCTCAAGTGCCATGACGACGACAGTGGCGACAAGTGCGTGAACTGCCACACCTCCAGCGACCCGTTTAAATATTCGCTGGGCTTCAACCCGGGAACCGGATGGATCAAGCCGAAGAAGGCGCGGGCGACATCGGCCCATTTCGGCTACAAGCATTATAAGACCCTGCAGGACACTGGGGTCACCAAGGGCGGTAAATTCTGCTGGGACTGCCACGATCCGCATGGCGACAAGAATATTTATATGATCCAGAGCATGGTCGCCACCACCACTGACGGCAAGTTCGGCAAGCCGCTAACAAGGGCCGCCGTAAGTTTCACCCGCAAGCAGAGCGGCCTTGACTATGCCCGGATCGTCCCGAACAGTGAAGGCAAATACGACGGCATCTGCAATGTCTGTCACTCTTCCGGAAGTCAACATTTCCGGAGTGATGGAGGCGATGGCCATAACTCCAGCCGCGTCTGCACTACCTGCCACGAACACCGCTTCAGCGACAGTCACGGCAACAAGCAGAGCTGCAACGCCTGTCATCTGAACAAACCAGTGCCACGCCATTCCGGATTCGGTCTCCCGCGCGACTGCACCAAGTGCCACGGCGGCGCGATCGGCTTGCGAATGGACGTCATGAGCCAGATGAAGGCCAACTCGCACCACGTCCAGGGGGTTGAGGTCAACAACAAGCACTGCTATGCCTGCCACTGGGAAGCAACGCCGGAAGGGCTGATCGATGTCCGGCATCACGAGGGGTATAACTACAAGAACCACTCCACCGTCAAGAACGCCAAAGTCGACCTGGTGGTATGGGGTGCCCGGTTCCGTCCGGCAGTATACAAGAACAAATCCACAGCCATCCAGTTCCTGGCAAGCAAAGTCAGTTTTGCAGTCCTTTCCACCTCAAGGAAAGAGGTCACCAAACTGAACACCCACTGCATCTCCTGCCATAGCGACCAGAACAACGACACCCAGCCGTTTGGCGATTGTCGGACACCGCGAGAGTACGCCTGGGATAAGAAAAGTATCGATGCCCGTTACTCCCAGACTGGCAGCGCCCGGTGGAGCCAGTACAACACCACCGGCAAGTACGGCGTAGCCAAAGCGTTCTCGGCACACGGCAATGCTACGGCCAATGCCGGCGGCTGGAGCGCGACCACCGGTACCGACTCCACCATCAGCAACAGCAGGAATGGCAGCTACAGCGTTACCTGCTTCGACTGCCACAGCTCGCACGGCTCCAAGGTTACCGGCAACACCACCAGCTACGAGACCTTTAACGGGACCAAGAACGGCGGCAACCTGAAAGAGACCCAGGCGGGCAAGGGCGGCTATACAATGAGCTACAAAGCGTCCTCCAACGAAAACCTGGCGGCGATCAACCCCTACAGCGCCGGTGCCGGGCAATGCTTTGACTGTCACCTGACCCAGAACGCCGGGACTACGCCGTGGGGCTACCAGTCAACCTTCGGGGCCACGGCAGCAATCATGGGCTATAAAGACACCCCGAAATTCGGCCAGGGAACCAAGGGGTCAACAGCCCGGTTCAGCGAGCGGGCCACCAAGGCAACCATTGTCGGCGGGCACATGAAGGCATCCTCACCCCTGGCGACTACGCCGGCCGACACAATCGGTGGAACCTGCGCCGCATGCCATGACCCGCATGGGGTCTCGCCAACGTTCGGCACCGACCAGGCCTATGCAGTGCCGCTTCTGAAGGGAACCTGGATGACCTCTCCGTACAAGGAGGACTCTCCGCCGCCGGATCCGTCCGGGGCCTCCTCAACTGCACTCTCGTGGGGACAGTACAACTGGTATCCATCCGTTACCCCGATAACGAACCACAGAATCGACCGGAACACCTTCGGAGCCGGCGGAAAAATCAGTGAGGACGACAGCAAATTTGCCGGGCTCTGCCTCCAGTGCCACGCCAAGTCGAGCCTTACCAATGGCATAAACAAGGACAAGGGGTGGAAAAGCATCGACCGGATCCACGAATCGGTCAAGGGTTGGGGTGCCAACACTGAACACAACTACACCTGCTCCAAGTGCCACCAGCCGCACAACTCCGGCCTGCCACGGCTGATGCAGACCAACTGCCTCGACTACCAGCACCGAGGCAACCGGGCATCCGGAGGGGTTCCCTGGAAGGCCAGCAGCCAAGTCTCGTATGCGGGGAGCCATGGTCAGTATCGAGGGTACCCGAACGGCGATCTGCTAGGCAACTCCGCCACCTATGAGGCAGGCATCGCTTGCCACACCAGCGGGACCTGGCCGAATAAAAACTACTGGAACCTGAAGACACCATGGCCGACAGTGCCGTAA